tagcaaacgaactacacgatctttgtgctatgcttaggattgggtcttgtccatcacatcattctcctaatgatgtgatcccgttatcaatgacatccaatgtccatagtcaggaaaccatgactatctgttgatcaacgagctagtcaactagaggctcactagggacatgttgtggtctatgtattcacacatgtattacgatttccggataacacaattatagcatgaacaatagacaattatcatgaacaaggaaatataataataaccattttattattgcctctatggcatatttccaacaaatttaaggtcaaaatctggcacagaatataaatgggactaagagcatctacagccgggcaccCTATATTCGTCTCATACGCCCAGGCAGGCCATCCAGTCACTTACTGGTCACAAAAAACCGACCCAACTAAAgctctcaaacgggcctcaaacgtctGGATTGACCAGCACCCCTCATATCCCTCCCAAATGTAGGGTGGGTATGAGGTGGCTCGGGCACGCCCGGGCGCGTCCACCACGTCAGCCCGGCCCACCGCTGGCCCACCCCGACCCCACAAAACCCCCGTCCGACAGAAACCCTAGCTCACTCCGCTCTGCTCCCCGACGCTCCCATTTCCCCATCCGCCAAATCCCTAGCACCGGCGAGCATGTCCAGCATCGGCAACCACTCCGACGGCGGCTCCGGAGACGAGGAGGAGTTGCCGCTCCGTATCGCGCTCGAGCGATCGCGGGTCGATACGGGCGGCAGCTCTGGGTCCCGTGCGACGGCTCGCCGCGGTAGTGCCGACGCCGGCGCCAGTCCTTCCCGCCACATGCGCGGATCTGGGAGGCCTGCCCGATCTGCTCCTCCCGCCCGacggcctcctccacctccggccgctgcTCCGTGCGGGTAGCGCTTGTTTCCTCCCAGCTCCGCCGACGCAGCGGATGCGAACTCCGGAGTCGGAGGCACGTGCCACTCACCTCGAGAGGCAGAGGGCAAGGGAGATGGCGGGTGGGTCCAACGGGTCTGCGCAGTCCGCCCGCCGCAGCCAGGTGCCAAGACGAGGAGGACCATCTCTTCAAATGGGCGTGCTGCCGGTCACTGACTGAGGCAGAGATGAAGGCCTGAAGGCTCTAGAGGCTCAACGCCAAGCAACTCCAGCTTGGCATTGAGCAATCCaagagggaggcggcggaggcagcgCGGGAGGCGGCGAGGGTGGCCAAGCTCAAGCGCAAGCAACCGCGTTGTCCGCCGCTTGCAAGGCTACATCGTCATCTCCGATTCCTCCTCCGACGATGGGTCCGACGGCTCCGACGTGGACCCACCTCCTGCTGTGGACTCCTACAGTTGTGCCGGCAACCGGAAGGGCAAAGGGCCAgcgaggaagtggtgaagatcTGTCTTAATTTCAAGTTTTTAGATGTAGTTGGAACTTGTCCGCCGTATTATGTGTATTATGTGAACTTTGGCTATCTTTTGATGCTTCGACTGTGATGTTTTGATGAACCGATTGTGCATTTGTATGTCCGCTCATGATCTACGCAGTTTATATCAACGTTGCATGATTGAATATAGGGGAGGGAATATGAGATACACGGGTGTGGAGGCGCGGATATAGAGAGTACCCGGCCAGTGTCCGCCGGTGCCCGGACGCGTTCGCGAACGTATAGAGGACAGGATTTGCCAAGTCTAACTATAGATGctctaataaaccaggacggatgtAGTACTAGGCTAGCTAGCTTTGTCTCATGAGCCGTACATACACACCCTTGTTACTACTCTCTCCgattcctaaatacttgtctttctaggcatttcaaatgaatatcacatacggatgtatgtagacatattttagagtgtagattcactcattttactccgtatatagtcacttgttgaaatgcctagaaagacaagtatttaagaacggagggagtagattgtaccataaagaaaagggaaataaagggaaaaatGTAATGTGTGCCCACGTTTAAGAGCTTTTGCAAACGTGATCGATTTGTAGGGTTTTTTTTTCTGAACACAGTACCGATGTAGATGCTCATATATACGTACATACAGTCACTCCTATCAATGGACCCGCACCTTATCTCTATGAGCATTTCCGAGATATTAAGCCGACACATCATCTTGAGGTTGACGAAATCGCCACAGACGCTTTTGtagtcgatgggaacgtctccttcATTGAATGCACATCGTTGCAAagcctgaaataaatccaagaataatgtgtACACCAGTGTGAAATTTAAGACTTAAAATCTGATGGGCTGAGGACCCTAACCTCCTAACCATTCAATCACAACTTAATTCACTGATTGATCCGTAGGTGAGTCCGGATAAATAGAGGTAGCAAAAGGCATCACACGCGCTCGCAAGGATTTCCCTTTTATTGCCAGAATTGGGTTGCTATTCCCAAAAAGAAAGAGGCGGGTTGTATCGGCTCAATTtctttaaataaaaagaaaaataaaagggagtggctaggtctcagtcgactgataTTTAATTAATCAAGTCTCAGTTAAATGATATAACAtgcaagaaaaaaaaacaaaacttTTTTCACAGCTTAATCAAATCTCATTCGACTGAGATTTAGAAAATAGAAATCTGGGTTCTGTCGGGGAATTCAGCAGTATACATAGTCCCGTCGAGTCGAGTTCCTGTTGATGTGTCTAGGCCGCTGCTTGAACAGAATCGATCCGTTCGGCGACGTTATAACCGCAAACTTGTCACCAGTATAAAAAGTACCCAAGCGATCTTATGTGATCATACTAGCATCTCTGCTTGTCACTCCTAGCTAGGTGACACAGGAGCGATATCAAGGTGCCGTCATGGACAATCTACTCTCTCCGTCCTCCTGCTTCCTTCCACCTTCGCCGTCCTCCCAATACTCCACGGTGGGCACACAGGTGATCGAGTTTGTGCCCCTGCTTCACGAGCAATGGCTGTTCGACGACGGCACGATGTCCCAGAACGAGGACAGGGAGCTGTGGGCGCCTATGGGGAGCACGCTTCCCCGGAGCCCTGAGCTCTCGGAGCTGCCGTCGGGCGTCCCGGCAACGCCGCTGTCCAATGGTAAGCGGCGTGGCCGGAAACCCGGGCCCCGCTCCGACTCTCGCCAAACCGTCGGCCACGTGCAGGCTGAGCGCCAGCGCCGCGACAAACTGAACCGTCGATTTTGCGACCTCCGCGCTGTCGTCCCCAACGTGTCCCGTATGGACAAGGCATCACTCCTTGCTGACGCCGCCACCTACATCGGGGAGCTACGCACCCGCGTAGCGCACTTGGAGGACGAGGCCAACAAGACATTGGAGAAGGGAGCTGCGGCCGCCGCTTCTCGCGGTGGTCCAGCTTCCAAGTTCCTGCAGGTAgatgaaactgtggacgtgcggaTGGTGGGACGAGACGGGGCCGCGGTGCGTGTGACCACCACTGCCAACCACGCTCCCGCGCAGCTGATGGGCGCCCTCCGGTCACTGGAGCTGCAGGTGCAGCATGCCTGCGTTAGCCACGTGCAGGGCGTGACCCTGCAAGACGTCCTCGTGGACATGCCAGCCTCGATGCAGGACGCCGACGACCTCCGCTCGGCGCTGCTCCAGGCGCTGCAGGAGCAGCAGGACAGCGCCTAACCGCTAGCCGGAGCATTGATCGGGATAATAAAGCAGATGAAGTGGACGCCTGTAACATCTTCCCTAATTTGGTTTCCTGCTGTTATACATGAAATAAATTGAATATTATCAACGTTGTAGACGGTGTAGTCACAGAATGCGGATACGTCGCCCCATCCACCACACAGTATTGGTATTACTTGTGTTCTTCTACTCCTACTCTTGACGTCATTCAAATACTTGAGAAGTGATTCTCCATGCTTTGTCAAATATACATGTTTTCGTTCCAAACGTCTCACAAAATGAAACTTTGCAGTCCCGGAAAATAGAGGATCTGAATGATAAGAAAATCTAGCAATCTTGTGTGCCACCTGTTTAGCATCCCTCGAACGGTGTTGTATCTTAATCATGCCAATTCGATTCAGGAGTTTTTCCTTGACTCCAAGCGATAAGTCTAATGACGATGGTGAATTAGTGTAgaccgtgatgaagactcgtcatAGACCTTCTCATATCGCATCTTGCTTTCCACCCCAAAGCACTGGACTGACTTCATAGGTGCAAGGACACTAGAGCTGATGTCTTTAGTGTCTCCGGTTCTTTTCCCCCCTTAGCTTCCTCTTCCATCTCCCGGATCATCCTCTTCCACAGACGTATCTCCTTCTTGATCCCACCACAATCGGTCACTCTTCACTCTTTTGGTGCGCATGTCTGGTATGGCATAACCAAGCTCGATGTCTTCAACATGGAAGGGGCTTTGTGCCATGCGGTGAACTTGTGCCATTGATCAGAGAATCTTCCCCTtaaataggctttcgccccgctatatTAATATAGCAACCATCCGACACAACTGTTCGATCATCGCTGGGGCAAACAGCACAGTCACACCCAAAAGAACAATAAGAGAAAAATAAGAGAAAGAATGACAACAGCGTCGGATCGACAAAAGCGACGGCATCCCGCAACCGCTGCGTCCTCCGAAGAATTCCACCATGCTCCTATGCCGCCGAATTGCCGCGTACCAAGCAACATCTTCAAGATGGACTGCgatgatgacgacgctgctgcccggacggaTCCTAGGATTTCTCCGGTACACGGAGAGAAGTGAGGGAGAGGTACACCCGACGCCCTTCAAAAAGGATGGTGGCGCCCACAGGCGTCACCTCGTCGGTGCCGACACAGATTTCTCTCAACCCCTACCCCCACACCCCAGGACCAATCGTTGGCTCCACCACGCTTGccgcccaccaacatgcgccaGCACAATCTTGAGGACACCATCGACGTCTCACCATGACAAACGCTGCAAGGCCGGCCGGACCTAACCGAAGCAACCGTAGACAGGGGCCGGCAGTACCGTAGCCGCATGGGAGGGAACAACCTCCACCGGCTTAGGCGATAGCAGACCAGACGCAGCAGCAGGAGTACACCAGGCCAACTGTCCCGCCAAGCCTAGATCGGGCCCGTGAAGCTCCTGCCGCCGCGCTGCAGCCAACGCAGCACAGTAGCCGCCACCCCC
This DNA window, taken from Triticum aestivum cultivar Chinese Spring chromosome 1D, IWGSC CS RefSeq v2.1, whole genome shotgun sequence, encodes the following:
- the LOC123174852 gene encoding transcription factor MYC2-like, with the protein product MDNLLSPSSCFLPPSPSSQYSTVGTQVIEFVPLLHEQWLFDDGTMSQNEDRELWAPMGSTLPRSPELSELPSGVPATPLSNGKRRGRKPGPRSDSRQTVGHVQAERQRRDKLNRRFCDLRAVVPNVSRMDKASLLADAATYIGELRTRVAHLEDEANKTLEKGAAAAASRGGPASKFLQVDETVDVRMVGRDGAAVRVTTTANHAPAQLMGALRSLELQVQHACVSHVQGVTLQDVLVDMPASMQDADDLRSALLQALQEQQDSA